A segment of the Aureliella helgolandensis genome:
CAGCTATACGTATAACGAGAACGGTTCGCTTATCCAAACCGAGCGTGACGCACAGCAGTACGAAACCTTTGAATGGAATCCGCTAGGGCAGCTCCTCCTTTACGAACGCCTCGAGCCCGGAAATCAGACCACTATTCAATACGAGTATGACCACGTAGGGAATCGTATCGCGACGACGGTCGATGGCGAACGTTCGGAGCACGTTCATGCATTAGGTGCGGATCTTCCGGTGCTACTTGAGACGCGCGATGCGAATAGCGGTAGGCATACGACCTATGTCGATGCCGGTGGATTGTTGTGGCAGTCTGACGATCAAGGAGCGACGAATTTCTACCATACAGACCTCGTCGACAGCGTAATCGGTCTTACAGACCTCTCAGGTCAGGTGGTCAACCTGTATTCCTATGATCCCTATGGGAACGAATTGGATGCGACCGTGACGCAGCCAAACCCGTTCACCTTCGCCGGTGGCTATCAAGATATCCCTGACGGACCGATCCAGATGAGGGCGAGGCACTACGACCGCAAGACTGGTCGTTTCGTGAGCGTCGACCCCAATAACGGTACAATTGAAGATCCGTTTTCGTTGCACAGATACATTTACGGACGCAACAATCCGGTTGCATTCTCCGATCCGAGCGGTAGGACAACATCATTTACCGAAGTTGCAGTTGCGAGCGGAATTATTGGCGGTCTGGCGGCAATTGGAACCGGAGTTGCTGGTTATGTAACTTCCCGGTATTTCGACACGGTCGATTGGAGCGGGACGAGCTTTGCGGGGACTTTTGACCCGAAGGCGTCTGACATTGCGCCGGGGACAGGACCGATTGGTACGTCAGTGGGTTTACAGTTAAACGTTATGCACACCGAAAACGGACCGAACCCGAATGGTGACAATACGTACGACACTTATGTGCGAGCTGCATCCGGAACAATTATTGCGGGTATTAGTGCTGGTCCCAATTTTTCCTGGCCAGCTAGTTTTACAATTGGCGGATTTGAGGTTTCAGTTGCAAGGTTCTTTGCAACACCGTCCTTTCCATCGTTAGCGCTCGCGGGGCCTTACCTATTAGTTGGTCAGACGACGACAGTTTTGGGAGCGGGTTACACGTTAGGATCAACTTTGATCATGGGGTTCGGGATCGGCAATGCAGATGGCTGGTCTGATGACCTAATAGCGAGCATGTGGTCTCCTGTCGTGCCAACCGGAGGATTCCAGATTTCGATAACTGGAGGAGTTTCCATTCCGCTATACGACAGCAATTTAGATGGGGAGGCGGACTAAGTATTACCAATTGAATTGCGGTCGTATTTTGAGTCGAATTAGGACTGTAGAGATTTGGGGGTGTTCCAGGGGCTTTCGCCGAATTCTTGAGGATTTTGGAGAGCTTGGTTGTCGGCTGTTTATCGTATTGCTGGTGGCGACCCACAGCATAGGTACTGGAAGTAGAGCATGAACAGATGGATTGCCCTGTTTCGAGGCATCAATGTTGGCGGTAAGAATGTTTTGCCGATGAAAAAGCTGGCCACTGATCTTGCTGAGCTAAAACGTCACAATATCAGGACTTACATCCCAAGCGGAAACGTTGTCTTCGACTCGAAAGCAAAGAACGCCTCATCGCTCGCAAAATCAATCCGCAGTCACGTTGAAGTGAAACACGGTTTCGCGCCCCAAGACTTCATTCTTGGAGTGGAGGACTTGCAACAGGCGATCGACGAGAACCCTTTTCCCATAGCGACTTCCGATGCCAAGTCGCTTCTCCTTTTCTTTCTCGAACGCTCCCCGACGAACGTGAGCGTAGAGGCTCTTGATGCAGACAAAACTTCAACTGAGAATTTTCGAATGTCGGACGGCGTCTTCTATCTGCACCCACTGGACGGAATTGAACGATCCAAGTTGGCATCCGCGGTGGAAAAGCATCTCGGTGTCGCAACCACGACTCGCAACTATCGCACGGTGCAAAAAACTCTTGGCGTTGGCATTGGAATGAACAGAATCGTTGAAACGAACGCATAGGATCTAACGTTTGAGGCACAAGTGCCTCATGGTGAAAATTCCCTCAAACTGAAAAACATGCCCATGAATCCTGACGGAACCCTACCGAATGCACTGCCTCCCAGAGATGCGTACCAACGGGGATTGCACCGGACCATGACCCTTGGTGGCCAATATGCAACTCGCAATTACACCATAAAACACCTTCAAGAACTGAAAGGGAAAACCGTTCTCACCGAGACCATGCCTTTTACGACAAGCGAGGCAGCGGCGGCCCAAGAGGCTGGAATCGATACGCTCAAAGTTAAGTTTGATCCAAGCAGTCCGGCCAGTGCCATTGCGATCCGAAACGCAGCGTCTAATACTTTCATGACATTCTGCATCGGGCTGACAAAGGTTGCGACGGTGGAGGAGGCGGTCCGTGCTGGCTTTGACGCGATGGAAGCCGGAGCTGATGGAATCATGTGCCAATGGGGACCAGAATTCATTCGGGCTGTTTCGAGCGTTGGAATTCCCGTGCAAGCTCACGCTGGTTTGGTGCCGCGGTTGAGCACTTGGACTGGCGGACTCAAGGCTGTCGGAAAAACAATTGAAGAGGCAATCTGGATATTCAAACAAATTCAGTCATTCGAGAAAGCAGGAGCTTGGGCCGTCGAAGTCGAAGTTGTACCGGCCGAGCTACTGAAGCAACTTTCCTGTCGCACCGCTCTGGTGACGTCGTCGATTGGTGCGGGCAGTGGCGGCGACATTCAATTCATGTTTGCCGAAGATATCTTGGGCAATCATGCACCTCCCTATCCACGGCACACAAAACAATATCGAAACCTCTTCAAAATGGAGCAGGCAATGCAAGTAGAGCGAATCGAAGGCTTTCGAGACTACATCAGCGACGTCCAGGGGGGCAGATTTCCAGGGCCTGAGCATATCGTCAAAGCTCCTGAAGGACTCATCGAACAGTTTCTTGACGCCGTCGATGGGAACCCGCGCCAGTAAATGGCGCTACCAACAAGGGCGCCGAGTTTCAGTTTTTTTCGAGTTAGAGATGGCATCGCCTAAAACCGTTCTATACATTTATACGGAGTGGACAGGAGACGCCGAAAAGCGTCAAACTCCTCGGCCACTGGCTCCGAAGATATTGGCCCCGAAGGGATTCAGCTAAGGATAAGTAACAGGACTTGAGCCACGATTGCGGGGTGCGAGGAGTGCCATGCGGAGATACTTGTATCGCTCAAACCGCTGGTAGCCGTGCAAGAAAGCTACGACGAGTCGCAGCACTCCATAGCATCGGGGCGTGCCATCGGCCTTTCACCTCCTCGTGCTACCAATGCGGCTGGCGCCAATCGGCGATTGGGAGGGGACATTATGGCAAAAGATGAGCAAATTGAGGCTGCTGAACAGTTGTAGGGCAGCGTCCAGGATTGCTTGCCAGCTGAGTTTGAGCCAGTTGCGACCGTGGTGATCCGAACAATACGGTTACCCTAATAAAGTGGTTACCAGAGGTCCGCTGCGGCGATTTGCCTATACAATCGGGCTCCACGAACGTTTTGGTTTTGAGCTGGTTTTTGCAGGGGGCCACTTTTACTCAATTCGGCCGGTCCATGAAATTATCGCTAGTTTTGCTAACCGTGCACACAAGCAAGCAAATCACGGAGAGACAGTCGTTCTGGAGGATCTAGGTGAGTTCTCGATGCGCGCAGTCGACACGACTTGATCAGGGGTGATGCTTCTCGGTGCGGAGGATATCTACGGCATTCCATCAGTTCGAGCATATCAAATTGCACCTGATCAATCGCATTGGACCAGTGATATTCCAAATCTTGCGATTCCATGGAGTCTTAGAACAGAAACGCTCTGCCGTTGGCTCAAAGACCGCTGGGACTTGCCGTTCAGCGAAGAGTCGATCGCAATTACGAACCTTGAC
Coding sequences within it:
- a CDS encoding DUF1697 domain-containing protein, which gives rise to MNRWIALFRGINVGGKNVLPMKKLATDLAELKRHNIRTYIPSGNVVFDSKAKNASSLAKSIRSHVEVKHGFAPQDFILGVEDLQQAIDENPFPIATSDAKSLLLFFLERSPTNVSVEALDADKTSTENFRMSDGVFYLHPLDGIERSKLASAVEKHLGVATTTRNYRTVQKTLGVGIGMNRIVETNA
- a CDS encoding 3-methyl-2-oxobutanoate hydroxymethyltransferase yields the protein MPMNPDGTLPNALPPRDAYQRGLHRTMTLGGQYATRNYTIKHLQELKGKTVLTETMPFTTSEAAAAQEAGIDTLKVKFDPSSPASAIAIRNAASNTFMTFCIGLTKVATVEEAVRAGFDAMEAGADGIMCQWGPEFIRAVSSVGIPVQAHAGLVPRLSTWTGGLKAVGKTIEEAIWIFKQIQSFEKAGAWAVEVEVVPAELLKQLSCRTALVTSSIGAGSGGDIQFMFAEDILGNHAPPYPRHTKQYRNLFKMEQAMQVERIEGFRDYISDVQGGRFPGPEHIVKAPEGLIEQFLDAVDGNPRQ